A genomic stretch from Lathyrus oleraceus cultivar Zhongwan6 chromosome 2, CAAS_Psat_ZW6_1.0, whole genome shotgun sequence includes:
- the LOC127118719 gene encoding uncharacterized protein LOC127118719: protein MEGLDELLKLADFVVCSAKFPLAWTQAPSIPSALVSMLIRLPNVKFVIVTLGEDGCLMLERSTNEYVSVEERNLERLLELLYKEKDDSLAIPTCISSVVRKFRSDGIGTVCGRFLIGTAEKIPDSELIDTTGAGDAFIGAIMYVNNHGLIVVNSK, encoded by the exons ATGGAAGGGTTAGATGAGCTATTGAAGCTTGCTGATTTTGTTGTATGTTCAGCAAAGTTTCCACTG GCTTGGACACAAGCACCATCTATCCCGAGTGCATTAGTTTCCATGCTTATAAGATTGCCAAATGTCAAGTTTGTGATTGTGACTCTGGGTGAAGATGGCTGTCTAATGTTGGAAAGAAGTACAAATG AGTATGTCAGCGTAGAAGAAAGGAATCTAGAGAGGCTCTTAGAACTCTTGTACAAAGAGAAAGATGATAGCTTGGCTATTCCAACCTGTATATCATCG GTGGTGAGAAAGTTCAGATCAGATGGAATAGGCACAGTTTGTGGGAGATTCTTGATCGGAACAGCAGAGAAGATACCAGATTCTGAGCTTATTGATACAACTGGTGCAGGGGATGCATTTATTGGAGCGATTATGTATG TCAACAATCACGGACTAATCGTTGTGAACAGTAAGTAG